One segment of Xanthomonas oryzae pv. oryzae DNA contains the following:
- a CDS encoding crotonase/enoyl-CoA hydratase family protein → MSAVQPFIRTNIDSTLRIIEEPQREVYWIHMHADLSVNPGRACFSTRLVDDITRYQTNLGQRLTDAGVLAPHVVLASDSDVFNLGGDLALFCRLIREGDRVRLLDYAQRCVRGVHAFHVGLGARAHSIALVQGNALGGGFEAALSCHTIIAEEGVMMGLPEVLFDLFPGMGAYSFMCQRVSAQLAQKIMLEGNLYSAEQLLGMGLVDRVVPRGQGVAAVEQVIRESKRTPHAWAAMQQVREMTTAVPLDEMMRITEIWVDTAMQLGEKSLRTMDRLVRAQSRRSGLDAG, encoded by the coding sequence ATGTCTGCAGTTCAACCCTTCATTCGCACCAATATTGACTCAACCCTACGCATCATTGAAGAACCGCAGCGTGAGGTGTACTGGATCCATATGCATGCCGATCTTTCAGTCAACCCGGGGCGCGCCTGCTTCTCGACGCGCCTAGTCGACGACATCACCCGCTATCAGACCAACCTGGGGCAGCGCCTGACCGACGCAGGCGTGCTGGCACCGCACGTGGTGTTGGCGTCCGACAGTGACGTGTTCAACCTGGGCGGCGACCTGGCCTTGTTTTGCCGACTCATTCGCGAAGGCGACCGAGTTCGACTGCTTGATTACGCCCAACGCTGTGTGCGCGGTGTACATGCCTTCCATGTCGGACTCGGCGCACGTGCGCACAGCATTGCCCTGGTGCAGGGCAATGCGCTTGGCGGCGGATTTGAAGCTGCATTGAGCTGCCACACCATCATCGCCGAGGAAGGCGTGATGATGGGCTTGCCCGAAGTGCTGTTCGACCTGTTTCCGGGGATGGGCGCCTACTCTTTCATGTGCCAGCGCGTCAGTGCGCAACTGGCGCAAAAGATCATGCTTGAAGGCAATCTGTACTCCGCCGAGCAGTTGCTTGGCATGGGTCTGGTTGATCGCGTGGTGCCGCGCGGCCAGGGCGTGGCCGCAGTCGAACAGGTGATCCGCGAAAGCAAGCGCACGCCGCATGCCTGGGCGGCGATGCAGCAGGTGCGCGAAATGACCACCGCAGTACCATTGGACGAGATGATGCGCATCACCGAAATCTGGGTCGATACGGCGATGCAGTTAGGCGAGAAGTCGTTGCGCACCATGGATCGCCTGGTCCGCGCGCAATCGCGTCGCTCCGGGCTTGACGCCGGCTGA
- a CDS encoding ATP-binding protein yields the protein MKSPLTWLKQRLSGRPDTEHAQNLIRIIITTLFISYLGWRYHNTHGDTLMATWLILVGELVVSLALMVAILLRPQVSHRRRLIAMLLDYTCTGAIMAIQGEPASPLYAVCMWVTIGNGLRYGSNYLRAATAMASLSVLSAILISPYWKANPYLSWGLLLGLIAVPLYFDSLLRAMTRAVREARHANQAKSRFLANMSHEFRTPLNGLSGMTEVLATTRLDVEQKECLNTIQASARSLLSLVEEVLDISAIEAGKIRIDRRDFSLRDLIGSVNMILQPQAKTRGLDYGTEVATDVPDLLKGDTGHLRQVLLNLLGNAVKFTDHGHVLLRVARLAGNGADTVRLRFDVEDSGIGVPMDMRPRMFEAFEQADMGLSRRYEGTGLGTTIAKGLIEAMGGAIGYTPNRPSGSVFWFELQLEIGILEKAAPTRTPVGVLETPDELEPSNVIAFSNPFLRHRARVRSMRMLVADDHEANRMVLQRLLEKAGHRVMCVNGAEQVLDAMADEDFDAVIVDLHMPGMSGLDMLKQLRVMQASGMRYTPVVVLSADVTPEAIRACEQAGARAFLAKPVVAAKLLDTVAELAVSTRPLATQAPVVQAPTSFEGVLDASVLDELAALGMGEEFERQFIRQCLDDAHNCVGAIERDGSRSDWEQLREGAHALRGVASNLGLAQLASSGGELMRMADWQLQAEWRQLLSALREQLQTGREVLDARLQGVKDDERSPRSSE from the coding sequence ATGAAGTCTCCACTGACATGGTTGAAACAACGTCTGTCAGGCCGGCCGGATACGGAACACGCGCAAAACCTGATCCGTATCATCATCACCACGTTGTTCATCTCCTACCTGGGTTGGCGCTACCACAACACCCACGGCGACACCTTGATGGCCACTTGGTTGATCCTGGTTGGCGAACTGGTGGTATCGCTGGCGCTCATGGTGGCGATCCTGCTACGGCCGCAGGTGTCGCACAGGCGGCGTCTGATCGCCATGCTGCTCGACTACACCTGCACCGGCGCGATCATGGCCATTCAGGGCGAACCGGCATCGCCGTTGTACGCGGTGTGCATGTGGGTGACCATCGGCAATGGCTTGCGCTACGGCAGCAACTATCTACGTGCCGCCACGGCGATGGCCAGCCTGAGTGTTCTCAGTGCCATCCTGATTTCGCCTTATTGGAAAGCCAATCCCTATTTGAGTTGGGGCTTGCTGCTGGGCTTGATTGCGGTGCCGCTGTACTTCGATTCGTTGTTGCGTGCGATGACGCGCGCGGTACGCGAAGCGCGGCATGCCAACCAGGCCAAGAGCCGTTTCCTGGCCAATATGAGTCACGAATTCCGCACCCCGTTGAATGGCTTGTCGGGCATGACCGAAGTGCTGGCCACCACGCGTCTGGATGTAGAGCAGAAGGAATGCCTGAATACCATCCAGGCCTCGGCGCGCAGTCTGCTGTCGCTGGTGGAAGAGGTGCTGGATATTTCCGCGATCGAGGCGGGCAAGATCCGTATCGATCGCCGCGATTTCTCGCTGCGCGACCTTATTGGCTCGGTCAACATGATCCTGCAGCCGCAGGCCAAGACGCGCGGACTGGATTACGGCACCGAGGTCGCCACCGACGTACCGGACCTGCTCAAGGGCGACACCGGCCATCTACGCCAGGTGTTGCTCAACTTATTGGGCAATGCGGTCAAGTTCACTGATCACGGGCATGTGCTGCTGCGGGTCGCGCGGCTCGCCGGCAATGGTGCCGACACGGTGCGGCTGCGTTTCGATGTCGAGGACAGCGGTATCGGCGTGCCGATGGACATGCGTCCGCGCATGTTCGAGGCGTTCGAGCAGGCGGACATGGGGTTGTCGCGCCGCTATGAAGGCACTGGCCTGGGTACCACGATCGCCAAGGGGCTGATCGAGGCCATGGGCGGCGCAATTGGCTATACCCCCAATCGCCCAAGCGGCAGCGTGTTCTGGTTCGAGTTGCAGCTGGAGATTGGCATCCTGGAGAAGGCTGCGCCGACGCGCACGCCGGTCGGCGTGCTGGAGACGCCCGACGAACTGGAACCCTCCAACGTCATTGCCTTCTCCAACCCGTTTCTGCGTCATCGCGCGCGCGTGCGCAGCATGCGCATGCTGGTGGCCGATGACCATGAAGCCAATCGTATGGTGTTGCAGCGATTGCTGGAGAAGGCCGGGCACAGGGTGATGTGCGTCAACGGTGCCGAGCAGGTATTGGACGCGATGGCCGACGAGGATTTCGATGCGGTGATTGTGGATCTCCACATGCCGGGCATGAGTGGACTGGACATGCTCAAGCAACTGCGCGTGATGCAAGCCAGCGGGATGCGCTACACCCCGGTGGTGGTGCTCAGCGCCGATGTCACACCCGAGGCGATCCGCGCGTGCGAGCAGGCCGGTGCCCGTGCGTTTCTGGCCAAGCCCGTGGTGGCTGCCAAGTTGCTCGACACGGTGGCTGAGCTTGCGGTCAGCACCCGTCCACTGGCGACGCAGGCTCCGGTCGTGCAGGCACCGACCAGTTTCGAAGGCGTTCTCGACGCCAGCGTGCTGGACGAACTTGCCGCGTTGGGCATGGGGGAAGAATTCGAACGTCAGTTCATTCGGCAATGTCTGGATGATGCACACAATTGTGTCGGTGCGATCGAGCGCGATGGCAGCCGCTCGGATTGGGAGCAGCTACGCGAAGGCGCCCACGCATTGCGTGGCGTTGCCAGCAATCTGGGGCTGGCCCAGCTGGCCAGCAGTGGCGGCGAGCTGATGCGCATGGCCGATTGGCAGCTACAGGCCGAATGGCGGCAGCTGCTGTCGGCGCTACGCGAGCAGCTACAGACCGGAAGGGAGGTACTCGACGCACGCCTGCAAGGCGTCAAAGACGACGAACGCTCCCCCCGGAGCAGCGAATAG
- a CDS encoding HD-GYP domain-containing protein: MQDVSGRPGGAFSTDTWVSCAEKADMGLNIVIVDDQMSARTMLRHVIEDIAPELKVYDFGDPLDALAWCEAGRVDLLLLDYRMPGMDGLEFARRLRRLPSHRDIPIILITIVGDEPIRQAALEAGVIDFLVKPIRPRELRARCSNLLQLRQQSESVKQRALSLEQRLLASMNEVEERERETLSRLARAIEYRDAGTSAFLERMSHVAGLIAEQLGLSEEEVRIIEMAAPLHDMGKIAIPDSVLLKPGKLTDDEMSVMKRHPRIGYELLSGSQNRFIQVGALIALRHHERYDGTGYPDGLVGEAIPLEARIVAVADVFDALLSPRPYKEAWTVDAALAYLYAQRGRLFDPRCVDALLRGRAQLEQICGEFSTASARPGV; the protein is encoded by the coding sequence ATGCAGGATGTTTCAGGACGTCCGGGCGGCGCATTTTCGACGGATACATGGGTAAGCTGTGCGGAAAAGGCGGATATGGGATTGAACATCGTCATTGTCGATGACCAGATGTCTGCGCGGACGATGCTGCGCCATGTCATCGAGGACATCGCGCCGGAGCTCAAGGTTTACGATTTCGGCGATCCGCTCGACGCCTTGGCCTGGTGCGAAGCCGGGCGCGTGGATCTGTTGCTGCTGGACTACCGCATGCCCGGCATGGACGGTCTGGAATTCGCGCGGCGCCTGCGCCGGCTGCCCAGCCACCGCGATATTCCGATCATCCTGATCACCATCGTCGGCGATGAACCGATTCGTCAGGCGGCGCTGGAAGCGGGTGTGATCGACTTCCTCGTCAAGCCCATCCGCCCGCGCGAGCTCCGCGCGCGCTGCTCCAACTTGCTGCAGCTGCGCCAGCAGAGCGAAAGCGTCAAGCAACGCGCGTTGTCGCTGGAGCAGCGCTTGCTGGCCAGCATGAACGAGGTCGAAGAACGCGAGCGCGAAACCTTGTCGCGGTTGGCGCGCGCGATCGAATACCGCGACGCTGGCACCAGTGCGTTTCTCGAACGCATGTCTCATGTGGCGGGCCTGATTGCCGAGCAACTGGGGTTGTCGGAAGAAGAGGTGCGCATCATCGAGATGGCCGCACCGCTGCACGACATGGGCAAGATCGCCATTCCCGATTCGGTGTTGCTCAAGCCGGGCAAGCTCACTGACGACGAGATGAGCGTGATGAAACGCCATCCGCGTATCGGCTACGAGTTGCTCAGCGGTAGCCAGAACCGTTTCATCCAGGTGGGCGCGCTGATCGCGCTGCGCCATCACGAGCGTTATGACGGCACCGGTTATCCGGATGGCCTGGTCGGTGAGGCGATTCCGCTGGAAGCGCGCATCGTCGCAGTGGCCGACGTGTTCGACGCCCTGTTGTCGCCGCGCCCCTACAAAGAAGCCTGGACCGTGGACGCCGCGCTGGCCTACCTGTATGCCCAACGCGGCCGTCTGTTCGACCCGCGCTGCGTGGATGCGCTGTTGCGTGGCCGTGCGCAGCTGGAGCAGATCTGTGGCGAGTTCTCCACCGCATCGGCGCGACCCGGGGTGTGA
- the lysS gene encoding lysine--tRNA ligase: MTEQIPAPQPPADENSLIAERRAKLGALRGQGIAYPNDFVREHFAGDLQAEFADADTWTPDALEASGRTVKMAGRLMAKRVMGKASFAQIQDESGRVQLFLQGNVLGDAYTAFKGWDVGDIVAVEGGLTRTKTGELSVKASALRLLTKSLRPLPDKWHGLSDVEQRYRQRYVDLIVTPEAREVFIKRSKIIRAMRAWLDARRFLEVETPMMHYIPGGATAKPFTTHHNALDLDLYLRVAPELYLKRLVVGGLERVYEINRNFRNEGVSTRHNPEFTMLELYEAYATYHEIMDLTEQVIRDTAQSVLGTTQVSWDGADIDLAPAFRRWRMDEAVRHHNPEISAADCTDRDALLRHCERLKIRVKPSYDWGKLLLEIFEATVEHTLVQPTFITDHPVEVSPLARSSDTEPGYTDRFELFINGKELANGFSELNDPEDQAARFQAQVQAKDGGDDEAMHFDADYIRALEYGMAPTGGLGIGIDRLVMLLTGSTSIRDVLLFPYMRPEA, encoded by the coding sequence ATGACCGAGCAGATCCCCGCGCCGCAGCCCCCTGCCGACGAGAACAGCCTCATCGCCGAGCGCCGCGCGAAACTGGGCGCGTTGCGCGGCCAGGGCATCGCCTACCCGAACGACTTCGTCCGCGAGCACTTCGCCGGCGACCTGCAGGCCGAGTTCGCCGACGCCGATACCTGGACCCCCGACGCGCTGGAGGCCAGCGGTCGCACGGTCAAGATGGCCGGCCGCCTGATGGCCAAGCGGGTCATGGGCAAGGCCAGCTTTGCGCAGATCCAGGACGAGTCCGGGCGTGTGCAGCTGTTCCTGCAGGGCAATGTGCTCGGCGATGCCTACACCGCGTTCAAGGGCTGGGATGTCGGCGACATCGTGGCGGTGGAGGGCGGGCTCACCCGCACCAAGACCGGCGAACTGTCGGTCAAGGCCAGCGCGTTGCGCCTGCTGACCAAGTCGCTGCGCCCGCTGCCGGACAAGTGGCATGGCCTGTCGGACGTGGAGCAGCGCTACCGCCAGCGTTATGTCGACCTGATCGTGACCCCGGAAGCGCGCGAGGTCTTCATCAAGCGCTCCAAGATCATCCGCGCCATGCGCGCGTGGTTGGATGCGCGCCGCTTCCTGGAAGTGGAAACGCCGATGATGCATTACATCCCCGGCGGCGCCACGGCCAAGCCGTTCACCACCCACCACAACGCGCTGGACCTGGATCTGTACCTGCGCGTGGCGCCGGAGCTGTATCTCAAGCGTCTGGTGGTCGGTGGGCTGGAGCGCGTCTACGAGATCAACCGCAATTTCCGTAACGAGGGCGTGTCGACCCGGCACAACCCCGAGTTCACCATGCTCGAGCTCTACGAGGCCTATGCCACGTACCACGAGATCATGGACCTGACCGAGCAGGTGATCCGCGACACCGCGCAGTCGGTGTTGGGCACCACGCAGGTGAGCTGGGATGGCGCCGACATCGATTTGGCGCCGGCTTTTCGGCGCTGGCGCATGGATGAGGCCGTTCGCCACCATAATCCGGAGATCAGCGCGGCCGATTGCACCGATCGCGATGCGCTGTTGCGCCATTGCGAGCGCCTGAAGATCCGCGTCAAGCCGTCCTACGACTGGGGCAAGCTGCTGCTGGAAATTTTCGAGGCCACCGTCGAACACACGCTGGTGCAGCCGACCTTCATCACCGACCACCCGGTCGAAGTGTCGCCGCTGGCGCGCTCCAGCGACACCGAGCCGGGCTATACCGACCGCTTCGAGCTCTTCATCAATGGCAAGGAGCTGGCCAACGGCTTCTCCGAGCTCAATGACCCCGAGGACCAGGCCGCACGCTTCCAGGCGCAGGTGCAGGCCAAGGACGGCGGTGACGACGAAGCGATGCATTTCGACGCCGACTACATCCGTGCGTTGGAGTACGGCATGGCGCCGACCGGCGGCCTGGGCATCGGTATCGACCGGCTGGTGATGCTGTTGACCGGCAGTACCTCGATCCGCGATGTCCTGCTGTTCCCGTATATGCGTCCGGAAGCCTAA
- the prfB gene encoding peptide chain release factor 2 (programmed frameshift) has translation MIETNPIRQRITDLNDRVLSLRGYLDYDVKKERLEEVSRELESPDVWNDAERAQALGRERSMLEKTVIGIADVLSGLVDAGDLLELAESEQDEDTALAVIADLDKYQTHVEKLEFERMFSGQMDGANAFVDIQAGAGGTEAQDWAEILLRMYLRWAESRGWKTELMEVSGGEVAGIKSATVRIEGEYAYGWLKTEIGVHRLVRKSPFDSDNRRHTSFTSVFVSPEVDDNIEIDINPADLRTDVYRSSGAGGQHVNKTESAVRITHIPTNTVVACQTGRSQHQNRDNAMKMLAAKLYELEVQKRNVERDALEATKSDIGWGSQIRNYVLDQSRIKDLRTGIERSDTQKVLDGDLDEFVEASLKAGLAAGSKRLDA, from the exons ATGATCGAAACCAATCCGATCCGCCAGCGCATCACCGATCTCAACGATCGCGTGCTCTCGCTCAGGGGGTATCTT GACTACGACGTCAAGAAAGAGCGTCTAGAGGAAGTCAGTCGGGAGCTTGAGAGCCCCGACGTGTGGAACGACGCCGAGCGCGCGCAGGCCTTGGGCCGCGAGCGTTCGATGCTGGAAAAGACCGTGATCGGCATTGCCGATGTGCTGTCGGGCCTGGTCGATGCGGGTGACCTGCTGGAGCTGGCCGAGAGCGAACAGGACGAAGACACTGCATTGGCGGTGATCGCCGATCTGGACAAGTACCAGACCCATGTCGAGAAGCTGGAATTCGAGCGCATGTTCTCCGGCCAGATGGACGGCGCCAATGCGTTCGTCGACATCCAGGCCGGCGCCGGGGGCACCGAGGCGCAGGACTGGGCCGAAATCCTGTTGCGCATGTACCTGCGCTGGGCCGAGTCGCGCGGCTGGAAGACCGAGCTGATGGAAGTGTCCGGCGGCGAAGTCGCGGGCATCAAGTCGGCCACCGTCCGCATCGAAGGCGAGTACGCCTATGGCTGGTTGAAGACCGAGATCGGCGTGCACCGGCTGGTGCGCAAGTCGCCGTTCGACTCCGATAACCGCCGGCACACCAGCTTTACCTCGGTGTTCGTGTCGCCGGAAGTGGACGACAACATCGAGATCGACATCAATCCGGCCGACCTGCGTACCGACGTGTATCGCTCGTCCGGCGCCGGTGGTCAGCACGTCAACAAGACCGAATCGGCGGTACGTATCACGCACATCCCGACCAATACCGTGGTTGCCTGCCAGACCGGCCGCAGCCAGCACCAGAACCGCGACAACGCGATGAAGATGCTGGCGGCCAAGCTGTACGAGCTGGAAGTGCAGAAGCGCAATGTCGAGCGCGATGCGCTGGAAGCGACCAAGTCCGACATCGGCTGGGGCAGCCAGATCCGCAACTACGTGCTCGATCAGAGCCGCATCAAGGATCTGCGAACCGGCATCGAACGCAGCGACACGCAGAAAGTGCTGGACGGCGACCTGGACGAATTCGTCGAGGCCAGCCTGAAGGCCGGTCTCGCAGCGGGCTCCAAACGCCTGGATGCCTGA
- a CDS encoding LytTR family DNA-binding domain-containing protein, protein MIGACQLWTCAMQSTGPRPPIIHDRAGRAAMRWAVVIWSLVFYLSALGNVWTAWLAARRDGQPIVVWQVLSWELSSATAALMLLPAVVWLCARWPLHADVWERRLPAYVIAALGWWLLHVAGMVVLRLLVYALAGAHYDFGGWLQWVYELSKDLRTFALLVAVQHTLAWYARRRQGEAHLLAAPDDGPPVEPLERPERFLVRKLGRDFLVATADIEWIQAAGNDVNLHLRGHDYPLRSTMAAIEAKLYPAVLVHIHRSYLVNLGQVQAIEPVDSGDARVHLRDATVLPCSRSHLAGLRAHAGQGTAAPKIDALVA, encoded by the coding sequence ATGATCGGCGCCTGCCAACTGTGGACATGTGCAATGCAATCGACCGGGCCGCGCCCGCCAATCATCCACGACCGGGCCGGCCGCGCCGCCATGCGCTGGGCCGTGGTGATCTGGTCGCTGGTGTTCTACCTGAGTGCACTGGGCAACGTCTGGACCGCCTGGCTTGCCGCGCGCCGCGATGGCCAACCCATCGTGGTGTGGCAGGTGCTGAGTTGGGAACTAAGTAGCGCCACGGCGGCGCTCATGCTGTTGCCGGCCGTGGTGTGGCTCTGCGCACGCTGGCCGCTGCATGCCGATGTCTGGGAACGACGCCTGCCAGCGTATGTGATCGCTGCACTGGGCTGGTGGCTGCTGCATGTCGCCGGCATGGTCGTGCTGCGCCTGCTGGTCTACGCACTGGCCGGCGCGCATTACGATTTCGGTGGCTGGCTGCAGTGGGTGTACGAGCTGTCCAAGGATCTGCGCACCTTTGCGCTGCTGGTGGCGGTACAGCATACGCTAGCCTGGTACGCGCGGCGCCGTCAGGGCGAGGCGCATCTGCTCGCCGCACCTGACGATGGTCCGCCAGTAGAGCCGCTGGAGCGCCCGGAGCGATTTCTGGTGCGCAAGTTGGGACGTGACTTCCTGGTCGCCACCGCCGATATCGAATGGATCCAGGCCGCGGGCAATGACGTCAACCTGCATCTGCGCGGTCACGATTACCCGTTGCGCAGCACCATGGCCGCGATCGAGGCCAAACTGTACCCGGCCGTGTTAGTGCACATCCATCGCAGCTATCTGGTCAATCTGGGCCAAGTGCAGGCGATCGAACCGGTCGATTCCGGCGATGCGCGCGTGCATCTGCGCGACGCCACCGTGCTGCCGTGCAGTCGTAGCCACCTGGCCGGCTTGCGTGCGCATGCGGGGCAGGGCACCGCTGCGCCCAAGATCGACGCACTGGTGGCGTAA
- a CDS encoding IS701-like element ISXo15 family transposase, giving the protein MLNRTLEVRFEQYGEVVAAALSHADRKQPAHWYLKGLLLPGGRKSVEPMAARVHPQNVRSAHQSMHHLVADADWSDQALLAAVAAQVLPPLSRKSAACHWIVNDTGFSKKGVHSVGVARQYCGRLGKTDNCQVAVSLSIANEHGSLPVGYRLYLPEQWAQDTVRRKKAGVPDQVVFQTKTALAMDQIDSALATGIAAGVVLADAAYGTETHWRDQLSERGLLYMVGVRSNTKVWWGSHQPAPMPPASPKGGRPRTRPMRDSAHAPISVHEVAQRLPARTYRQVSWRQGSDATLSSRFAAVRVRAAHNRQAHDEQWLLIEWPPGESEPRHYWFSTRPKQTPVKTLVATAQGRWRIERDYQELKSELGLHHYEGRNWRGFHHHASLCIAAYGFLMRERLRSKKNSVAFKMPAVSKSARPRGSGPNATSPSQLDCHAGLRTG; this is encoded by the coding sequence GTGTTGAATAGGACACTGGAAGTGCGTTTTGAACAGTACGGGGAAGTAGTTGCTGCCGCCCTGTCCCATGCGGATCGCAAACAGCCCGCACACTGGTACCTGAAGGGGTTGCTACTGCCTGGAGGGCGCAAGAGCGTGGAGCCCATGGCCGCGCGGGTGCACCCGCAGAACGTGCGCTCAGCCCATCAATCGATGCACCATCTGGTGGCCGATGCCGACTGGAGCGATCAAGCGCTGCTGGCGGCGGTGGCGGCACAGGTGCTGCCGCCCCTGAGCAGGAAGAGCGCAGCGTGTCACTGGATCGTGAACGACACGGGATTTTCAAAGAAGGGGGTGCATTCGGTCGGTGTTGCACGCCAGTACTGCGGCCGCCTTGGCAAGACGGACAATTGCCAGGTTGCCGTGAGTTTGTCGATCGCCAACGAACACGGCAGCCTGCCAGTGGGCTATCGGCTGTATCTTCCCGAGCAGTGGGCTCAGGACACTGTGCGGCGCAAGAAGGCAGGCGTTCCGGATCAGGTCGTGTTTCAGACCAAGACAGCGCTGGCCATGGATCAGATCGACAGCGCGCTGGCGACAGGGATTGCGGCAGGCGTCGTGCTAGCCGATGCGGCCTACGGCACCGAGACCCACTGGCGAGACCAGCTCAGCGAACGCGGCCTGCTGTACATGGTTGGCGTCCGCAGCAACACGAAGGTCTGGTGGGGATCGCACCAACCTGCGCCCATGCCGCCAGCCAGCCCTAAGGGCGGTCGGCCCCGCACACGACCGATGCGCGATAGCGCACATGCGCCGATCTCGGTACATGAAGTCGCGCAGCGCTTGCCCGCAAGGACGTATCGGCAGGTCAGCTGGCGCCAGGGCAGCGACGCAACGCTCAGTTCGCGGTTCGCGGCGGTGCGGGTTCGTGCCGCACACAATCGCCAGGCACATGACGAGCAGTGGCTGCTGATCGAGTGGCCGCCGGGAGAGTCCGAGCCCCGCCACTACTGGTTCTCGACGCGACCAAAGCAAACGCCGGTCAAGACACTGGTTGCCACGGCACAAGGCCGATGGCGGATTGAACGCGATTATCAGGAGCTGAAGTCGGAGTTGGGCCTGCATCACTATGAAGGGCGTAACTGGCGTGGTTTTCACCATCACGCCAGTCTGTGCATCGCCGCATACGGGTTCTTGATGCGCGAGCGCCTGCGCAGTAAAAAAAACTCCGTCGCATTCAAGATGCCTGCAGTATCCAAAAGCGCCCGCCCGCGCGGGTCTGGCCCCAATGCAACGTCACCATCCCAACTCGATTGCCACGCTGGCCTTCGGACTGGCTAG
- the recJ gene encoding single-stranded-DNA-specific exonuclease RecJ, producing the protein MTSSPRIVRRPSGQAGSWPDTMLPLLRRIYAARGVTDTQGAQPRLGQLLSPELLHNSDVAAALLADAIAQQRRILVVGDFDCDGATACAVGVRGLRMLGALDVHHAVPNRMVHGYGLSPALVDELATLQPDVLVTVDHGIACHAGVAAAKARGWTVLVTDHHLPGEVLPPADAIVDPNLAEDTFPSKTLAGVGVMFYVLLALRKVLRARGAFAECAEPDLSVLLDLVAVGTVADLVPLDTNNRALVSAGLRRLREGRGCIGLRALIDASGRDVARLSASDIGFALGPRLNAAGRLEDMALGIELLLCEDWSQARAIAGTLEEINAERRAVQQLMTDDAEQAVTKVVLDADGALPLAACLFDTEWHPGVIGLVASKLKDRLHRPVIALAPVEPGSSQLRGSARSIPGLHIRDVLAAVDARHPGLIQTFGGHAMAAGLSIHRTALATFEQAFQAQVMAMVDASLLHAELHSDGELAAHELDHVHAEALRMAGPWGQGFPEPLFDGQFEVLQHRVLKERHLKLTLRCAGRAEPLNAIHFNGWRGSEPARLVRLAYRLVADDYRGGTAVQLIVEHCEPAAVTR; encoded by the coding sequence ATGACGTCGAGTCCGCGGATCGTCCGGCGCCCTTCCGGGCAGGCCGGCAGTTGGCCCGATACCATGCTGCCGCTGCTGCGCCGCATCTATGCCGCGCGCGGTGTCACCGATACGCAAGGCGCGCAGCCGCGGCTGGGCCAGTTGTTGTCGCCGGAGCTGCTGCATAACAGCGACGTGGCCGCCGCGCTACTGGCCGATGCGATCGCCCAGCAACGGCGCATCCTGGTAGTGGGCGATTTCGATTGCGATGGCGCCACCGCCTGCGCAGTCGGTGTGCGCGGCCTGCGCATGCTCGGTGCGCTGGATGTACATCACGCTGTGCCCAATCGCATGGTGCACGGCTATGGCCTGTCGCCTGCCTTGGTTGACGAACTGGCGACATTACAGCCGGATGTGCTGGTCACTGTCGATCACGGTATCGCCTGTCACGCCGGTGTCGCCGCAGCCAAGGCGCGCGGTTGGACAGTGCTGGTCACCGACCACCATCTGCCGGGCGAGGTGTTGCCGCCGGCCGATGCGATCGTCGACCCGAACCTGGCCGAAGACACGTTCCCCAGCAAGACGCTGGCCGGGGTCGGGGTGATGTTTTACGTGTTGCTGGCGCTGCGAAAAGTGTTGCGCGCACGCGGCGCCTTTGCCGAGTGCGCTGAGCCGGATTTGTCGGTATTGCTGGATCTGGTCGCAGTCGGCACCGTCGCCGATCTGGTGCCGCTGGATACCAATAATCGTGCGCTGGTGTCGGCTGGTTTGCGTCGCCTGCGCGAGGGCAGGGGCTGCATCGGTTTGCGCGCCTTGATCGATGCCAGCGGTCGCGATGTGGCGCGGCTGAGCGCCAGCGATATCGGATTTGCGCTCGGACCGCGTCTCAATGCGGCCGGTCGGCTCGAGGACATGGCGCTGGGCATCGAACTGTTGCTCTGCGAAGACTGGAGCCAGGCGCGCGCGATCGCCGGCACGCTGGAAGAGATCAACGCCGAGCGCCGCGCGGTGCAGCAGTTGATGACCGACGATGCCGAGCAAGCCGTCACCAAGGTAGTGCTGGATGCCGATGGCGCATTGCCGCTTGCCGCATGCCTGTTCGATACCGAATGGCATCCGGGCGTGATCGGTCTGGTGGCATCCAAACTCAAGGACCGCCTGCATCGTCCGGTGATCGCGCTGGCACCGGTCGAGCCGGGCAGCAGCCAGTTGCGCGGTTCGGCGCGTTCGATTCCCGGCCTGCATATCCGCGATGTGCTGGCGGCGGTGGACGCGCGCCATCCCGGGCTGATCCAGACGTTCGGTGGCCATGCGATGGCGGCCGGGTTGAGCATCCATCGCACGGCCTTAGCTACGTTCGAGCAGGCATTCCAGGCACAGGTCATGGCAATGGTGGACGCCTCGCTGCTGCACGCCGAATTGCACAGCGACGGCGAATTGGCCGCGCACGAACTCGATCACGTGCATGCCGAAGCGCTGCGTATGGCCGGACCGTGGGGGCAGGGTTTTCCCGAGCCGTTGTTCGATGGTCAGTTCGAGGTGTTGCAGCATCGCGTGCTCAAGGAGCGCCACCTCAAACTGACGCTGCGTTGCGCCGGACGCGCCGAGCCTCTCAATGCCATCCATTTCAACGGCTGGCGCGGCAGCGAACCCGCGCGCTTGGTGCGGCTGGCGTATCGGCTGGTCGCCGACGACTATCGCGGCGGCACGGCGGTGCAATTGATCGTCGAGCATTGCGAGCCCGCGGCAGTCACGCGTTGA